The Exiguobacterium acetylicum genome includes a window with the following:
- a CDS encoding ornithine--oxo-acid transaminase produces MNQTEKIIQQTEQFGAHNYHPLPIVISEAEGVFVTDPEGRRYMDMLSAYSAVNQGHRHPKIIEALKRQADKITLTSRAFHNDQLGFFYEKVAQLTGKDMVLPMNTGAEAVETAVKAARRWAYEVKQIPGDAEIIVCEGNFHGRTMTAVSMSTEAEYQRGFGPLLPGIKTIPYGDLDALKQAITENTAAFILEPIQGEAGILIPYDGFLKDAQEVCRAQNVLLVSDEIQSGLGRSGKWFASDWDEVTPDMYILGKALGGGVFPISCVAANKDVLSVFNPGSHGSTFGGNPLACAVSIASLEVLEEEKLPERSLELGTYFMDKLKQINNPMIKEVRGRGLFIGVELTEAARPYCEALKEKGLLCKETHETVIRFAPPLVITKEELDWAFERIEQVLGVSVAQ; encoded by the coding sequence ATGAATCAAACAGAGAAAATCATTCAACAGACAGAACAGTTCGGAGCACATAACTACCATCCACTCCCGATTGTCATCTCAGAAGCAGAAGGTGTCTTTGTCACGGATCCGGAAGGACGCCGTTATATGGATATGCTGAGTGCCTACTCAGCGGTCAACCAGGGGCATCGTCATCCAAAGATCATCGAGGCTCTAAAACGTCAGGCAGATAAGATTACATTGACGTCACGTGCCTTCCACAATGATCAACTCGGCTTTTTCTATGAGAAAGTAGCGCAATTGACTGGAAAAGACATGGTGCTACCGATGAACACGGGTGCAGAAGCAGTCGAGACAGCGGTTAAAGCAGCACGTCGTTGGGCATACGAAGTGAAACAGATTCCGGGTGATGCTGAAATTATTGTTTGTGAAGGAAACTTCCACGGTCGGACAATGACAGCTGTCTCAATGTCGACAGAAGCAGAATATCAACGGGGGTTTGGTCCGCTTCTTCCTGGAATCAAAACGATTCCGTACGGAGATCTCGATGCGTTAAAACAAGCGATCACTGAAAATACAGCTGCCTTTATCCTTGAACCGATTCAAGGAGAAGCAGGGATTTTAATTCCTTACGATGGTTTCCTAAAAGATGCACAAGAAGTTTGTCGTGCGCAAAACGTCCTTCTTGTATCCGATGAGATCCAGTCTGGACTTGGTCGTTCTGGTAAATGGTTTGCATCTGACTGGGATGAAGTAACGCCAGATATGTATATTCTCGGTAAAGCACTCGGTGGTGGTGTATTCCCGATTTCGTGTGTGGCTGCGAATAAAGATGTCCTTTCTGTCTTTAATCCAGGATCACACGGATCGACGTTTGGTGGAAACCCACTTGCATGCGCCGTCTCGATTGCTTCACTTGAAGTGTTAGAAGAGGAAAAACTTCCGGAGCGTTCACTCGAACTCGGTACGTACTTTATGGACAAATTGAAACAGATCAACAATCCGATGATTAAAGAAGTGCGCGGTCGCGGATTATTCATTGGTGTTGAGTTGACAGAAGCAGCGCGACCATATTGCGAAGCGTTAAAAGAAAAAGGATTACTTTGTAAAGAAACGCACGAGACAGTCATTCGTTTTGCACCACCTCTTGTTATCACAAAAGAAGAGTTGGATTGGGCGTTCGAACGGATTGAACAAGTGTTAGGTGTTTCCGTCGCCCAGTAA
- a CDS encoding CsbD family protein, whose product MSNNSGLNKKVDGLVDKVAGKAKETLGKATGDKSTEREGKKDQVKGDAKKTVGNVQQNFEDTNRR is encoded by the coding sequence ATGTCAAATAACAGTGGTCTCAATAAAAAAGTGGATGGTCTCGTCGATAAAGTAGCCGGTAAAGCAAAAGAAACACTCGGTAAAGCAACAGGTGATAAATCGACAGAGCGCGAAGGTAAAAAAGATCAAGTTAAAGGTGACGCGAAGAAAACAGTAGGAAACGTCCAACAGAACTTTGAAGATACGAATCGTCGTTAA
- the nagE gene encoding N-acetylglucosamine-specific PTS transporter subunit IIBC: MLQFLQRIGKALMLPIAVLPAAGIVLRLGSADMLDIPLMVAAGGAIFDNLPLIFAIGVAIGLSIDASGAAGLAGAIGYLVLKNGVDSMNKDYSSAQIQAKYDAIAAIVNDSSTKVDGATLGSIANQATLGSTVNMAVFGGIIAGIVAGLLYNRFYNIKLPDWLAFFGGRRFVPIITSAVMLVLAFIFGYIWPFIEQGINGAGEWMVGLGAGGAALFGFFNRLLIPVGLHHVLNNIFWFVFGSYEKADGTVANGDIARFFAGDPTAGIYQAGFFPIMMFALPAAAFAIVMAARKENRKAVAGAMIGLGLTSFLTGITEPIEFSFMFLSPVLYVIHAVLTGLSMAIVNLLGILHGFSFSAGFIDYALNFGIAKKPLLIIPVGLAFAVVYYFLFYFMITKFDLKTPGREDESLVTDTGVVLTDSDDKYEQQAAQIFAGLQGTENVTSIDNCATRLRLQVKDPSIIDEAAIKAAGAKGVMKMGATSVQIIIGTDVEFVADAMKRQK; encoded by the coding sequence ATGTTGCAGTTTCTACAACGAATTGGTAAAGCCTTGATGCTACCAATCGCAGTCTTGCCGGCTGCAGGAATCGTACTCCGATTAGGCTCAGCGGATATGCTGGATATTCCGTTGATGGTAGCAGCAGGAGGGGCTATTTTTGATAACCTTCCATTAATATTTGCCATCGGTGTCGCGATTGGTCTATCGATTGATGCAAGCGGGGCAGCGGGTCTTGCAGGAGCCATTGGGTATCTTGTCTTAAAGAATGGTGTCGACTCGATGAACAAGGATTATTCGAGTGCACAGATTCAGGCGAAGTATGATGCGATCGCTGCGATCGTCAATGATTCCTCGACCAAGGTCGACGGAGCGACACTTGGTTCGATCGCGAATCAGGCGACACTCGGTTCGACCGTCAATATGGCAGTATTCGGTGGAATCATCGCCGGTATCGTCGCAGGACTTCTATACAATCGGTTCTATAACATTAAGTTACCAGATTGGTTAGCCTTCTTCGGTGGTCGTCGTTTCGTTCCGATCATTACATCAGCAGTCATGCTCGTACTAGCTTTCATTTTTGGTTATATCTGGCCGTTCATCGAGCAAGGCATCAATGGTGCTGGTGAATGGATGGTTGGTCTTGGCGCAGGAGGCGCTGCTCTGTTTGGATTCTTTAACCGTCTCTTGATTCCTGTCGGATTACACCACGTCTTGAATAATATTTTCTGGTTCGTCTTCGGTTCATATGAAAAAGCAGATGGTACAGTTGCGAACGGAGACATTGCGCGCTTCTTCGCTGGAGATCCGACGGCAGGAATTTATCAAGCGGGATTCTTCCCGATTATGATGTTTGCGTTACCTGCTGCAGCATTTGCGATCGTCATGGCTGCACGTAAGGAAAATCGCAAAGCGGTTGCCGGAGCGATGATTGGTCTTGGACTCACGTCCTTCCTGACAGGAATCACGGAACCCATCGAGTTCTCGTTCATGTTCTTGTCACCTGTTTTATACGTCATCCATGCTGTATTGACAGGTCTATCGATGGCAATCGTCAACTTGCTCGGTATTTTACACGGCTTCTCCTTCTCGGCTGGTTTCATCGATTACGCCTTGAATTTCGGTATTGCCAAAAAACCATTGCTCATCATTCCGGTTGGTCTCGCGTTTGCGGTCGTCTATTACTTCCTGTTCTACTTCATGATCACGAAATTCGATTTGAAGACACCAGGTCGTGAAGATGAATCGCTCGTCACAGACACGGGAGTCGTTCTGACGGATTCAGACGATAAATATGAGCAACAAGCAGCTCAAATTTTTGCCGGGTTGCAAGGAACTGAAAATGTTACATCGATCGACAACTGTGCGACACGCTTACGTCTACAAGTCAAAGATCCGAGCATCATTGATGAAGCGGCGATTAAAGCAGCTGGAGCGAAAGGTGTCATGAAGATGGGGGCAACAAGTGTTCAAATCATCATTGGCACGGATGTCGAATTCGTTGCAGATGCGATGAAGCGACAGAAGTAA
- a CDS encoding EamA family transporter, giving the protein MHRSKATLFVLIGAISYGVLSTIVKLAYAAGFNSAAVSGSQFFFGWLMIFGLALFTKNLRLDIKTAGLLMLIGISSGTTGYLYYQSLQTVSASVAIILLFQFTWIGVIIDALAFKRLPSRAHFLSAILLIGGAILASAAYSSPLDLRGTLFGLGAAVSFSIFLLASGRIANHLPVIKKSFYMMTGGLAFVMIMYPPTTFLSSANFENGLLLYAIPLGLFALILPPLLFAAGAPHLSPASVSLLGAAELPTAVICSVLILGEHLMSSQWIGIVIILIGIFYPIYRSSKTAPIANVQQNDLS; this is encoded by the coding sequence ATGCATCGTTCAAAAGCAACCTTATTCGTTCTGATTGGCGCTATCAGTTATGGTGTCCTCTCAACGATCGTCAAACTCGCTTATGCCGCTGGATTTAACTCAGCAGCCGTTTCCGGTAGTCAATTTTTCTTCGGCTGGCTCATGATTTTCGGACTTGCCTTGTTCACGAAAAATCTTCGTCTCGATATCAAGACAGCTGGTCTCCTTATGCTAATCGGTATCTCAAGTGGTACAACCGGTTACCTGTATTATCAAAGTCTTCAGACCGTATCCGCATCCGTTGCGATCATTCTCTTATTCCAATTCACTTGGATTGGTGTCATCATTGATGCGCTAGCATTCAAACGTTTACCATCTCGCGCGCACTTCCTGTCCGCGATTCTACTAATTGGCGGAGCAATTCTCGCGAGCGCTGCTTACTCAAGCCCCCTCGACCTACGCGGAACGTTGTTTGGTCTTGGAGCGGCTGTTAGTTTCTCGATTTTCTTACTCGCTAGCGGACGCATTGCTAACCATCTACCCGTCATCAAGAAGAGTTTTTATATGATGACAGGTGGTCTTGCTTTCGTCATGATTATGTACCCACCGACGACGTTTTTATCTTCTGCGAATTTCGAAAATGGTCTTCTCCTGTATGCGATTCCACTCGGTCTATTCGCCTTGATTTTGCCACCGCTCTTATTTGCCGCTGGTGCGCCTCATCTGTCTCCAGCAAGTGTCTCTTTGCTTGGAGCGGCAGAACTACCGACAGCTGTCATCTGTTCCGTGTTAATTTTAGGTGAACATCTGATGAGTTCTCAATGGATTGGGATCGTCATCATCTTGATTGGAATCTTTTATCCGATCTATCGTTCGAGTAAAACAGCACCTATTGCGAACGTACAGCAAAACGACCTTTCCTGA
- a CDS encoding YkyA family protein: MKKSFLALLFLSSFGLVACSNDSPASLHEKLEQQVKDEEKAFTLADQRARKDEISVNTYQAVLDAGTEEIKRSQNEREELEALNDERLALLKQEEALRKEAYTELDLEELKDMVSKLDGKAKTEGTALVSLIKEREQTFQTFSKTYRQAMDAEKKVLSRLTKKPDFVKIDESTADLNRLTRKATASLKKWNTLTVQYNQTKTRLYRLLDTSTQ, translated from the coding sequence ATGAAAAAATCATTCTTAGCGTTGCTGTTCCTATCGAGTTTCGGACTTGTTGCCTGCTCTAACGATTCACCAGCTTCTCTCCATGAAAAGCTAGAACAACAAGTGAAAGATGAGGAAAAGGCATTTACGCTAGCCGACCAACGTGCTCGTAAGGACGAAATTTCAGTTAATACGTACCAAGCCGTTCTTGATGCAGGCACCGAAGAAATCAAACGCTCCCAAAATGAACGGGAGGAACTAGAAGCCTTAAATGATGAACGTCTTGCTTTGTTAAAACAAGAAGAAGCGTTACGTAAGGAAGCATACACTGAACTCGACCTTGAAGAACTTAAGGATATGGTAAGCAAACTTGATGGTAAAGCAAAAACAGAAGGAACTGCGTTAGTATCTCTCATCAAGGAGCGCGAGCAGACATTTCAAACGTTCTCAAAAACGTATCGCCAAGCGATGGATGCTGAAAAGAAAGTGCTTTCACGCTTGACGAAAAAACCGGATTTCGTTAAGATTGATGAGTCAACAGCGGATTTAAATCGTTTAACTCGGAAAGCTACCGCGTCATTAAAGAAGTGGAACACGCTGACCGTCCAGTACAACCAAACGAAAACCCGACTGTATCGTTTGCTCGACACATCAACTCAATAA
- a CDS encoding polysaccharide deacetylase family protein, with protein MDPFTSSHASELGPRPRTKKRKFLPRFFLLLTLIFLGVGGYVAYRYVFSPEQQSTTASQSITEVPVVNMEKARVEKWNGVTKKVAYLTFEDGPSALTPDLLRTLDQLDTRATFFYLGTQVDAFPKEVKTAAKAGHYIGLHGETHDYDTLYEKGKYVSEMQSVQKKIHTLTQLTPHLTRPPYGSTPGITKKMASAIHAADFRVWDWSIDSMDWYYKDSAKEVANTVIRRAERPFEIILLHEQPQAIKALPAIVAGLQKKGYQFAIYDEDFHIPYNFAQYSNL; from the coding sequence ATGGATCCATTTACCTCAAGCCACGCTAGCGAACTCGGTCCACGACCGCGTACAAAAAAAAGAAAGTTTCTGCCACGGTTTTTCTTACTTCTTACACTCATCTTTCTTGGAGTTGGAGGTTATGTTGCGTATCGATACGTTTTTTCACCTGAGCAACAATCGACTACTGCGAGTCAATCCATCACTGAAGTTCCTGTCGTCAACATGGAAAAAGCACGTGTCGAAAAATGGAACGGTGTGACGAAAAAAGTTGCCTATTTAACGTTCGAAGATGGTCCATCCGCATTAACGCCGGATTTACTTCGAACATTGGATCAACTGGATACTCGAGCTACTTTCTTTTATCTCGGAACACAGGTAGATGCTTTCCCGAAAGAAGTCAAAACTGCTGCTAAAGCTGGTCATTATATCGGATTACATGGGGAAACACATGATTACGATACATTGTACGAAAAAGGAAAGTATGTCTCAGAGATGCAAAGTGTCCAGAAAAAAATTCATACGTTGACACAATTAACACCTCATTTGACACGACCACCCTACGGTTCAACACCTGGTATTACGAAAAAGATGGCATCTGCCATTCATGCAGCAGACTTCCGTGTTTGGGACTGGTCCATCGATTCAATGGATTGGTATTACAAAGATAGTGCAAAAGAAGTAGCGAATACGGTCATTCGACGAGCAGAGCGTCCGTTTGAAATCATCCTCTTGCATGAACAACCACAAGCTATCAAAGCACTTCCGGCCATTGTTGCAGGACTTCAGAAAAAAGGCTATCAGTTTGCGATTTACGATGAAGATTTCCACATTCCATACAACTTCGCGCAATACTCGAATTTATAA
- the yhfH gene encoding protein YhfH has protein sequence MDQPLYQEASAEFYRELPVKTCAHCGKEMDEQCESYQTECSECAVTEH, from the coding sequence ATGGATCAGCCCCTTTATCAAGAAGCATCTGCTGAGTTTTACCGTGAACTTCCCGTAAAGACGTGTGCCCATTGCGGAAAAGAAATGGATGAGCAATGTGAATCCTATCAAACGGAATGCAGTGAGTGCGCTGTAACAGAACACTAA
- a CDS encoding nitroreductase family protein, with translation MTQATLETMRVLTERRSVRHYDETFKLSKQEVEELLEWTTAAPSAWNLQHWHFTVFHSEEAKQQLAPIAYNQPAITSASAVIAILGDVQANRNYNPVYGPAVEAGGMTEDLFDSIKAQVEGAYQSEAYGRDAAMSNASLAAMQLMLAAEARGLSTLAMGGFDHQRFTETFITESRYVPVMLIAVGKAVEDAKKRPALRLPIDQVSTFL, from the coding sequence ATGACACAAGCAACACTTGAAACAATGCGTGTCTTAACGGAACGACGTTCTGTTCGTCATTACGACGAAACGTTCAAACTTTCAAAACAGGAAGTAGAAGAATTACTGGAATGGACGACAGCGGCGCCAAGTGCTTGGAATTTACAACACTGGCACTTTACCGTTTTCCATTCAGAAGAAGCAAAACAACAACTTGCACCGATCGCATACAATCAGCCAGCGATCACTTCAGCTTCAGCCGTCATCGCGATTTTAGGTGACGTTCAAGCGAATCGAAACTATAATCCAGTCTACGGTCCAGCAGTAGAAGCAGGTGGTATGACAGAGGATTTATTTGATTCAATCAAGGCGCAAGTAGAAGGGGCTTATCAAAGCGAAGCGTACGGACGCGATGCAGCGATGTCGAATGCGAGCCTCGCTGCGATGCAATTGATGCTTGCCGCAGAAGCACGTGGATTATCAACACTTGCAATGGGTGGATTTGATCATCAACGTTTTACGGAAACGTTCATCACGGAATCACGGTACGTACCGGTCATGTTGATTGCTGTCGGAAAAGCGGTCGAAGATGCAAAAAAACGTCCGGCATTACGTTTACCAATCGATCAAGTCTCAACATTCTTATAA
- a CDS encoding YdhK family protein gives MKKSLTLTALAFSSMLWLGACGSANNDESNSDSHDMSHGDMMHSSDGKLPSGLKEASNPTYSKGSDVTLTTDHMDGMNGAKATIAGAYDTVVYAISYKPTDGGEMVKNHKWVIQEELDPVPTKPLQVGDEATVKANHMKGMDGAKATIDEVKETTVYMVDYTPTDGSDPVKNHKWVTEDELKK, from the coding sequence ATGAAAAAATCATTGACGTTAACCGCACTTGCTTTTAGTTCTATGCTTTGGCTCGGTGCATGTGGATCCGCAAATAACGATGAAAGTAATAGTGACTCACACGACATGTCACATGGAGATATGATGCATTCGAGTGACGGAAAACTACCATCTGGTTTAAAAGAAGCGAGTAATCCGACTTATTCAAAAGGAAGTGACGTCACGTTGACGACGGATCATATGGACGGTATGAACGGAGCAAAAGCAACCATTGCCGGAGCTTATGATACAGTCGTCTATGCGATCAGTTATAAACCAACTGATGGTGGAGAGATGGTGAAAAATCATAAATGGGTCATTCAGGAAGAACTTGATCCAGTACCAACTAAGCCACTACAAGTAGGTGACGAAGCAACCGTTAAAGCAAATCATATGAAAGGCATGGACGGTGCAAAAGCAACGATTGATGAAGTAAAAGAGACAACCGTCTACATGGTAGACTATACACCGACTGATGGTAGTGATCCGGTCAAGAATCATAAATGGGTCACAGAAGATGAGTTGAAGAAGTAA
- a CDS encoding HAMP domain-containing sensor histidine kinase, which translates to MHRISYSVGGIVLAAFLICGSVLFGTLYYQLSQTRTQEVVDGLLNRGNTHRDVLVDSYDQTTMRHVSMMEADSSFTVVITDAEGKQLEASRPLSNEMKSVLKHTDFDYRQQGKIVTMRDFLMTDSPITIDGIHRGHVFMFASKTIVDHVLDPLKQQFFQVSLLALLLAGAASIWTTRLISRPLIQMEKATARLLDGEGGELPIDRQDELGQLARSIQQLKQDLDFLNRERSEFLASVSHELRTPLTYIKGYADILERQTLSPDEQQRYITIIREESQQMNEWIEQLFWLARIDANAFTMERKPIDIEELIHQVIRLVRKDIEQENVSLEIEGERLQVMGDAQQLRQMIMNIIENARRHTSSGKIIVRYGVNEAGAFIQIEDTGEGIATESLPHVTKRLYRTEASRSRKHGGTGIGLSIVEAIAQAHGAELIIKSQLGHGTQVTLQWKEK; encoded by the coding sequence ATGCATCGTATTTCATACTCGGTCGGAGGCATCGTACTTGCGGCATTTTTAATTTGCGGTAGCGTGCTGTTCGGGACATTGTATTATCAGCTATCTCAAACGCGAACGCAGGAAGTAGTAGATGGTTTACTGAACCGAGGAAATACACATCGTGATGTCCTTGTCGATTCCTATGACCAAACGACGATGCGCCATGTAAGCATGATGGAAGCAGATTCATCGTTTACTGTGGTGATCACTGATGCAGAGGGGAAACAACTCGAAGCGTCGCGACCTTTGTCGAATGAGATGAAAAGTGTGCTAAAGCATACGGATTTTGATTACCGTCAACAAGGAAAAATCGTTACGATGCGTGACTTTTTAATGACGGATAGTCCCATCACTATTGACGGAATACATCGTGGTCATGTATTCATGTTTGCTTCTAAAACAATCGTGGATCACGTACTTGATCCCTTGAAACAACAATTTTTCCAAGTTAGTTTGTTAGCACTTTTATTAGCAGGTGCGGCAAGCATTTGGACGACCCGACTCATCTCTCGTCCGTTAATTCAAATGGAAAAAGCGACGGCACGTCTATTAGATGGAGAAGGTGGAGAGTTGCCGATTGATCGGCAAGATGAACTGGGACAATTGGCGCGTTCGATTCAGCAATTAAAACAGGATCTTGATTTTTTGAATCGGGAACGCTCCGAATTTTTAGCAAGCGTATCTCATGAACTTCGTACACCATTGACATATATAAAGGGATACGCGGATATTCTCGAACGCCAAACGTTGTCGCCGGATGAACAACAACGCTACATCACAATCATTCGAGAAGAAAGTCAGCAAATGAATGAGTGGATTGAACAATTATTTTGGCTAGCACGGATTGATGCCAATGCTTTTACGATGGAACGAAAACCTATCGATATCGAAGAGTTGATTCATCAAGTGATACGGTTAGTGCGTAAGGACATCGAACAAGAAAATGTTTCGCTAGAGATAGAAGGTGAGCGATTACAAGTGATGGGGGATGCGCAACAGTTACGTCAGATGATCATGAATATCATTGAAAATGCGCGTCGACATACTTCGTCTGGGAAAATCATTGTTCGTTATGGTGTCAATGAAGCAGGTGCTTTCATTCAAATCGAAGATACAGGAGAAGGGATAGCTACAGAATCCTTGCCTCATGTAACGAAACGACTCTATCGAACGGAAGCGTCTCGTTCTCGAAAGCATGGAGGAACAGGTATTGGACTATCCATCGTTGAAGCCATTGCGCAGGCTCATGGAGCAGAGTTGATCATCAAGAGTCAACTTGGACATGGAACACAAGTGACACTGCAATGGAAGGAGAAATAA
- a CDS encoding response regulator transcription factor — protein sequence MPHVLIVDDEPRMLELLKLYIQPYGYTCQLVDSAQQALDLCRQNIFDLILLDVMMPEMDGWTCCRLIREHSNVPILMVTARNQREDIIRTREVGANDYVSKPIQEGELIGRMEVLLQQRYDGLSYDRKGYRCSYLQQKISLTKTEFELLGVFLDSPRRVLTRDQLTTMLWGVEASVDERTIDSHIRHLREKLRVCGFPIEQHLETVRGIGYRWTHQ from the coding sequence ATGCCGCATGTATTGATCGTAGATGATGAACCAAGAATGCTTGAACTACTGAAATTATACATTCAGCCGTATGGGTATACGTGTCAGCTTGTGGATTCTGCGCAGCAAGCGCTTGACCTCTGTCGTCAAAACATATTTGATCTGATTTTACTCGATGTCATGATGCCAGAGATGGACGGTTGGACATGTTGCCGTCTCATTCGAGAACATTCTAACGTTCCGATTTTAATGGTAACGGCTCGGAATCAGCGAGAGGACATCATCCGGACGCGAGAAGTCGGGGCGAATGATTACGTATCAAAACCGATTCAAGAAGGGGAACTGATTGGACGGATGGAAGTTTTATTGCAGCAACGATATGATGGTCTATCCTATGATCGGAAAGGATATCGTTGTAGTTACCTCCAACAAAAGATTTCGTTAACGAAGACAGAGTTTGAGTTATTAGGTGTATTTTTAGATTCTCCACGACGTGTTTTGACGCGGGATCAGCTAACGACGATGTTATGGGGAGTGGAAGCGTCTGTAGACGAGCGGACGATCGACTCGCATATTAGACATTTAAGAGAAAAACTACGTGTTTGTGGTTTTCCGATTGAACAGCATCTGGAAACAGTTCGCGGAATCGGATACCGCTGGACACACCAGTAA
- a CDS encoding histidine phosphatase family protein gives MTTLYFVRHAHSTYSPDERARPLSDTGQADAIRLLETFQGIPIDRFYSSPYRRAIETVAPLAEVRQQPIIEVVELRERLLAPGELDDFQVAVTYVWQHPNENPYGGETNKEASQRIRQFIDELVEKHPDETVVLGTHGNIMVLLLETFDSAFDYTFWKSLPMPAVCRMDVRLGEKADIHVVPLLTNTK, from the coding sequence ATGACAACACTCTATTTTGTACGGCATGCACACTCGACATACTCACCAGATGAGCGAGCACGTCCACTTTCCGATACAGGACAGGCAGATGCGATACGTTTACTGGAAACGTTCCAAGGAATTCCAATCGACAGATTTTACAGCAGTCCGTATCGACGGGCGATTGAGACGGTTGCACCGCTCGCGGAGGTACGTCAACAACCAATCATTGAGGTAGTGGAACTACGAGAGCGATTGTTAGCACCGGGAGAGCTTGACGATTTTCAGGTCGCCGTCACGTATGTATGGCAACATCCGAACGAGAATCCGTACGGTGGCGAAACGAACAAAGAAGCATCGCAACGAATTAGGCAATTCATCGACGAACTAGTAGAGAAGCATCCTGACGAAACAGTCGTTCTTGGAACACACGGAAACATCATGGTGTTACTCTTAGAAACATTTGATTCAGCGTTCGATTACACGTTTTGGAAGTCCTTACCGATGCCAGCCGTGTGTCGAATGGATGTGAGATTAGGAGAAAAGGCGGACATTCATGTCGT